A stretch of DNA from Mycobacterium senriense:
ATTGTGGTCAGCGGTACATAGTTCTCGAATCAAAAGCGCTCGGCGATAGCTGTGTGGTTCTCGAGCTGGAGTCCAGGGTGGACCACCACCTACAGGTCATCGAGAAGTCATTCCCGGCCGGGTACCAGGTCGACAGGGCACACCACCGAATTCTCTGACAATCCGGTCGCCCTGAATAATGCGCGAGTAGCCGCCCGACGGCTACCGCGCATTCGTGTTCTCCGGCCCCAGTCCGTTCAATTCGCCTGACGCCGTTCAGTTCTCGCACGGCGGCCGTTGGTCGTTCGGATCGTTCGGGTCGGGCTCACCGAACCAGCGTGACGGCTCGTGCTCGCCGTACGCGTCGTGCCAGTCCCACCATTCGTAGGGAGCGGTCTGCGGGTAGCCTGGGGGCGAATCCTCCCAGTTTTCCTGGCGTCCCAACGCGGTCATGTCCAGGAAGCTCCACGTGGTTCCGAGCGCCTCGTCGCCGCGGTTGTTGATGAAGTAGGTGCGGAACACCCGGTCGCCGTCGTGGATGAAGGCGTTGGTGCCGTGCCATTCATCCACCCCGAAATCGGCGTCGAAGTCATCGGTGATCGTGTACCAGGGCATCTTCCAGTCCATCCGCGCCTTGAGTCGGTCTATGTCTGCCTGCGGGGCACGCGAGGCGAACACCAGCGTGGTGTCGCGGGCGTTCAGGTGGGCCAGGTTGCCGACATGGTCGGCGATCATCGAGCAGCCCCGGCACGCGTGGTCGGGCCAGCCGTCGATGTCGGGTCCGTAGAAGGCGCGATAGACGACGAGTTGACGCCTGCCCTGGAACAGACCCAACAGGTCGACTCGGCCCTCGGGTCCGTCGAACTCGTACCGCTTGTCCACGACCGTCCACGGCATCCGGCGCCGCATGGCCGCCAGCGCGTCATGCGCCCGGGTGAGTTCCTTCTCCTTTGCCAGCAGTTGCTGGTGCGCGCTCGCCCACTGCTGGGCGGACACGATCGGCGGTGTGTGCATCGCTGGGTGCCTTTCGGTTCGGATGTTCAGGCCAGCGGCGAGAGGCCGGCGGAGGTGAGCAGGTAGGCGTCCTGGCCGATGGCGTCGCCGGTGGCGATCTCGAGCACCGACTTGCCCACTTGCTCGGCGGTGAGCGCGGGCCCGCTGGCCCGCACGAAGGAGTCGACGTCGACGCCTTGCCGGTTGGCGTAGGCCGCGACGGCGGCCGCCCCCAGGGCGGTGGCCGGCGTCAACCGCGGCAGCACGGCGGTGAATCCGATCCCGAGCCCCGCGCGCTGCGCCTCGATGGCGGCATAGCTGGTGATGAACCTGACGGTCGCCTTCGCCCCCGCATAGCCACCCGACAGCGGCGACCCGTTCAGCGCAGCGCCGCTGGACATCACGATCACCGAGCTGCCCGGCGCCAGCGGACGCAGCAGCGTCTGGCGAATCCAGTGGAACGCCTGCGCGACGTCGGAGTTCCAGTTCGCGCTGAACGTCTCCCAGGTCTGTTCCTGGAGTGGCAGCATCGGCGGCGTCGCACCGGCACACAGCACCAGGGTGCGCGGCCGGTGCTCGTCGATCAGCCGTTCGGCAGTCCCCGGATCGGCGGCGTCGGCCACCACCGGCGTGAAGGAGTCGCCGAGCTGGGTGCGCACCTCCTCGAGTTGCGCTCGGGTGCGTGCAACGCCGACGACGCGCACACCGGCGGCCACCAACGCGGCGGCGATGGCACGGCCGAATCCGCGGCCGGCTCCGGTCACGATCGCGGTGGTGCCGGTGAGCCCGTCGGCGTGGGCGGTACTGGGTTGGTTCATGGTCGTTCTCGCTCTCTGACGTGGTCTGCGGCCGTGGCCGCGCCTTCACCAATTCAGATACGGCGCGGCATCTGGTTTCATCGGCCGCGGACCGATGAATTTCGGCGGCGGGATGTCTCTAAGGGAGTAGGTTCCCTCGCAGCCGAAAGGAGTGGGTCGTGCCGGCGCAGGAGGATTTCGTCGAGCAGGCGGCGCCATTTCGGGCCGAGCTGATCGCACATTGCTACCGCATGCTGGGCTCGGTGCACGACGCCGAGGACCTGGTCCAGGAGACGTATCTGCGGGGCTGGCGTGGCTATCCGGCATTCGAGGAACGCGCGGCGCTGAAGACG
This window harbors:
- a CDS encoding SDR family oxidoreductase, translated to MNQPSTAHADGLTGTTAIVTGAGRGFGRAIAAALVAAGVRVVGVARTRAQLEEVRTQLGDSFTPVVADAADPGTAERLIDEHRPRTLVLCAGATPPMLPLQEQTWETFSANWNSDVAQAFHWIRQTLLRPLAPGSSVIVMSSGAALNGSPLSGGYAGAKATVRFITSYAAIEAQRAGLGIGFTAVLPRLTPATALGAAAVAAYANRQGVDVDSFVRASGPALTAEQVGKSVLEIATGDAIGQDAYLLTSAGLSPLA
- a CDS encoding DUF899 domain-containing protein, with protein sequence MHTPPIVSAQQWASAHQQLLAKEKELTRAHDALAAMRRRMPWTVVDKRYEFDGPEGRVDLLGLFQGRRQLVVYRAFYGPDIDGWPDHACRGCSMIADHVGNLAHLNARDTTLVFASRAPQADIDRLKARMDWKMPWYTITDDFDADFGVDEWHGTNAFIHDGDRVFRTYFINNRGDEALGTTWSFLDMTALGRQENWEDSPPGYPQTAPYEWWDWHDAYGEHEPSRWFGEPDPNDPNDQRPPCEN